One genomic region from Sphingomonas paeninsulae encodes:
- a CDS encoding acyl-CoA dehydrogenase family protein — protein sequence MDFRLTEEQQELRNAVRDYLAGEHGPEVLRRRDAQREPDDAVWSGLVGMGLAGLLVPEAQGGLGLGLIEAALVAVELGRANVSEPIADTALIAAPLLSPAEQEKVAAGTLKIALAHPINPWIADLGTADLLYTSGGTTVPPVAKALTGIDPLRSLFAPVFSTEDDNLLNRAALISAAQMLGGAEAMLAISTEYAKTREQFGQAIGSFQAIKHHLATVAVKVEFARPVVLRAAYAAEHGHARTAVAISHAKVAATDAAMLAAETAIQVHGAMGYTYEVDLHFWMKRAWALAGAWGDRAFHLRRIEAAVIGRGMTIGPDTVFASELNNA from the coding sequence ATGGACTTCCGCCTCACTGAAGAACAACAGGAATTGCGCAACGCTGTGCGCGACTATCTGGCTGGCGAACATGGCCCCGAGGTGTTGCGGAGGCGCGATGCCCAGCGTGAGCCAGACGATGCGGTCTGGAGCGGCCTTGTCGGCATGGGACTGGCCGGGTTGCTCGTCCCCGAAGCACAGGGCGGACTGGGCCTTGGATTGATCGAGGCGGCACTGGTCGCGGTCGAACTGGGTCGCGCCAATGTGTCCGAACCGATCGCCGACACAGCATTGATCGCGGCTCCGCTCCTGTCCCCTGCCGAGCAGGAGAAGGTTGCGGCAGGCACGCTGAAGATTGCACTCGCGCACCCGATCAATCCGTGGATAGCCGATCTTGGTACAGCCGATTTACTATATACCAGCGGTGGCACGACCGTCCCGCCGGTTGCAAAAGCACTGACCGGAATCGATCCGCTCCGCAGTTTGTTCGCGCCGGTATTCAGCACCGAGGACGATAATTTGCTGAACCGCGCCGCGCTGATTTCGGCAGCCCAGATGCTTGGCGGTGCCGAAGCCATGCTGGCAATATCCACCGAATACGCAAAAACACGCGAACAATTCGGTCAGGCAATCGGCAGTTTTCAGGCGATCAAGCATCACCTTGCGACGGTTGCCGTGAAGGTGGAATTCGCCCGACCAGTTGTGTTGCGTGCGGCCTATGCAGCAGAACACGGCCATGCGCGCACGGCGGTCGCAATCAGCCATGCAAAGGTCGCCGCCACCGATGCCGCGATGCTGGCAGCCGAAACTGCGATTCAGGTTCATGGTGCGATGGGCTATACCTATGAAGTCGATCTCCATTTTTGGATGAAACGCGCCTGGGCATTGGCTGGCGCATGGGGTGATCGCGCCTTCCATCTCCGCCGTATCGAAGCAGCGGTGATCGGCCGCGGCATGACGATCGGACCCGACACTGTTTTCGCAAGCGAGTTAAACAATGCCTGA
- a CDS encoding acetyl-CoA C-acetyltransferase yields MPEAYIIDAIRTPTGRKKGSLAEWHSADLGAIPITAIVDRTGIDPAAVDDVIWGCVDAVGPQAGNIGRSCWLAAGYPESVPGVTIDRQCGSSQQAIHFAAQAVMSGTQDLIIAGGVQNMNAIPISAAMYAGQAYGHDTPFSLSPAWKARYGDEEVNQIYAAEKIATTWDISRQDMERFAAESNARAERAIDEGRFDSQIIPVGAFAQDETVRRGTTVEGLAGLKTVREGGIITAGISSQIADGAAAVLIASAQAVKDHGLKPRARIHHLTVRGDSPIFMLTAPIPATRHALMKTGLKLSDIDLVEINEAFASVVLAWAKELDADLSKVNVNGGAIALGHPLGATGARLMTTLLYELERTGGRYGMQTMCEGGGLANVTIIERL; encoded by the coding sequence ATGCCTGAAGCCTATATCATCGACGCAATCCGCACGCCCACAGGTCGTAAAAAGGGAAGCCTTGCAGAATGGCATTCCGCCGATCTGGGTGCGATCCCGATTACGGCAATCGTCGATCGCACGGGTATCGATCCCGCCGCTGTCGATGATGTGATCTGGGGCTGCGTCGATGCCGTCGGTCCGCAGGCAGGCAATATCGGGCGGAGTTGCTGGCTGGCAGCGGGCTACCCGGAATCGGTTCCCGGCGTGACGATCGACCGTCAATGCGGATCTTCGCAACAGGCCATTCATTTTGCAGCGCAGGCCGTGATGTCCGGCACACAGGATCTTATCATCGCTGGCGGCGTCCAGAACATGAACGCCATTCCGATCTCTGCGGCAATGTACGCCGGTCAGGCCTATGGTCATGACACGCCATTCTCGCTCTCTCCCGCGTGGAAAGCGCGCTATGGCGACGAAGAGGTCAACCAGATTTACGCGGCTGAAAAGATCGCAACGACCTGGGATATCAGCCGACAGGACATGGAACGGTTCGCCGCCGAATCCAACGCCCGCGCCGAACGGGCCATCGATGAAGGCCGGTTCGACAGCCAGATCATCCCCGTCGGCGCTTTTGCGCAGGACGAAACAGTGCGACGCGGCACGACCGTCGAGGGACTGGCAGGGCTGAAGACCGTCCGCGAGGGTGGAATCATCACGGCGGGCATATCCAGCCAGATCGCCGATGGGGCCGCTGCAGTCCTGATCGCCAGCGCACAGGCGGTGAAGGATCACGGCCTTAAACCACGCGCGCGCATCCATCACCTGACTGTCCGTGGCGACAGCCCAATTTTCATGCTGACGGCCCCGATCCCAGCCACACGACACGCCCTGATGAAGACGGGATTGAAGCTGTCCGATATTGATCTGGTCGAGATCAACGAAGCGTTCGCCAGTGTGGTGCTGGCATGGGCCAAGGAACTCGACGCCGACCTTTCAAAGGTCAACGTCAACGGCGGCGCGATCGCGCTGGGCCATCCGCTGGGCGCGACCGGCGCAAGGTTGATGACGACGCTGCTTTACGAGCTGGAGCGCACTGGCGGTCGATATGGAATGCAAACGATGTGCGAGGGCGGCGGACTAGCCAACGTCACCATTATCGAGCGGTTGTAG
- a CDS encoding phenylacetic acid degradation protein PaaY: MVDPSSYVHPLASLIGDVIVGPGCFIAPGASLRGDFGRIVVEGDSSIQDSVTIHASADGDTVIGRGATIGHGAIIHGATIGENTLVGMNAVVLDHAQIGAENLVAALALVKSDTITPTRSLVAGNPASIVRTFEAHQISWRNDGGGEYQRLAREALVDFIETPPLTEVEPDRRRLRSDAVSVRLSGPTAALREQRTREFEEMKRQN; encoded by the coding sequence GTGGTGGACCCATCCAGCTATGTCCATCCGCTCGCCAGCCTTATCGGCGACGTGATCGTGGGGCCGGGCTGTTTCATCGCTCCGGGCGCGTCGCTGCGTGGGGATTTTGGCCGGATCGTGGTCGAAGGCGACAGCAGCATACAGGATAGTGTGACGATCCACGCATCCGCCGATGGCGATACGGTCATCGGTCGGGGGGCAACGATCGGCCATGGCGCGATCATCCACGGCGCAACGATCGGTGAGAACACGCTTGTCGGCATGAACGCGGTGGTGCTTGACCATGCTCAGATCGGCGCGGAAAATCTGGTAGCCGCGCTGGCGCTGGTAAAGTCCGATACCATCACCCCGACGCGCAGCCTTGTCGCTGGTAATCCGGCGAGCATCGTCCGTACTTTCGAGGCGCACCAGATATCGTGGCGCAACGACGGCGGCGGCGAATATCAGCGGCTGGCACGCGAGGCGCTTGTCGATTTTATCGAAACGCCGCCCCTGACCGAAGTCGAGCCGGATCGGCGGCGACTGCGTTCGGACGCGGTTTCGGTACGATTGAGCGGCCCGACGGCCGCGCTGCGCGAACAACGCACACGAGAATTCGAAGAAATGAAAAGGCAGAACTGA
- a CDS encoding SDR family oxidoreductase → MAGICNGRVVIVTGAGGGLGRAYALGLAAEGAKVIVNDLGVGTHGEAGETMGAADKVVEEIRAAGGEAIANTADVADWDQTRALVQSAVDAFGTLHAVINNAGFVRDRMFVSCTPEEWDAVTRVHLRGHFCTSRHAVDYWRAQQKAGTPVDARIVNTSSGAGLQGSIGQSAYSAAKAGIAALTLVQSAELARYGITANALAPNARTRMTMTAFADTMTSAQESAFDPYAPENTAPLVAWLASEQSGGVTGQVFEPFGGTIRIAEGWTDGPISSDVGRRLAADEVGGIVAALVAGRTTAKPVYGTG, encoded by the coding sequence ATGGCGGGTATTTGTAACGGCCGGGTCGTGATCGTGACGGGCGCAGGCGGAGGGCTAGGCCGTGCCTATGCGCTCGGCCTTGCCGCCGAAGGTGCAAAAGTGATCGTGAACGATCTTGGCGTCGGCACGCATGGCGAAGCGGGCGAGACCATGGGCGCTGCGGACAAGGTGGTTGAGGAAATTCGCGCCGCCGGTGGCGAAGCGATAGCCAACACCGCCGATGTGGCCGACTGGGACCAGACACGCGCGCTCGTCCAGTCGGCGGTCGATGCGTTCGGGACGCTGCACGCGGTCATCAACAACGCCGGGTTCGTGCGGGACCGCATGTTCGTTTCGTGCACACCAGAGGAATGGGATGCCGTGACCCGCGTCCATTTGCGCGGGCATTTCTGCACAAGCCGCCACGCCGTCGATTACTGGCGCGCCCAGCAAAAAGCAGGAACGCCTGTGGATGCGCGCATCGTCAACACGTCGTCGGGCGCGGGATTGCAGGGTAGCATCGGCCAGAGCGCCTATTCCGCCGCAAAGGCAGGCATCGCCGCGCTGACACTGGTGCAATCCGCCGAACTGGCACGCTATGGCATAACCGCCAACGCACTCGCGCCGAACGCGCGCACGCGGATGACGATGACGGCGTTTGCCGACACGATGACAAGCGCGCAGGAATCGGCATTCGACCCCTATGCGCCTGAAAATACCGCACCACTGGTCGCCTGGCTGGCGAGCGAGCAATCCGGCGGCGTAACCGGCCAGGTGTTCGAACCGTTCGGCGGCACGATCCGCATTGCAGAGGGCTGGACCGATGGCCCGATCTCTTCCGATGTCGGGCGGCGGCTTGCGGCGGATGAAGTTGGCGGGATCGTGGCCGCACTGGTCGCCGGTCGCACCACCGCCAAGCCGGTTTATGGCACCGGCTGA